The following coding sequences lie in one Thalassoglobus polymorphus genomic window:
- a CDS encoding PGPGW domain-containing protein gives MQEFFTDWGGWIFGASVLMFLGSLWFVSWLIIRLPYDYFLTHNVGVRHANHLVHYLWLLVRNLFGILLIASGVAMLVLPGQGVITILLGLSLMAFPGKNRILRWILERKSVRKTMNWIRRKAKKPPLVFELVLGFEGSSNDDRQQLGRSRLDVTGNDVAK, from the coding sequence ATGCAGGAATTTTTCACGGACTGGGGAGGCTGGATTTTCGGAGCGTCGGTCTTGATGTTTCTGGGAAGCTTATGGTTTGTTTCCTGGTTAATCATCCGCCTTCCATATGATTATTTTCTGACGCACAATGTTGGAGTGCGGCACGCGAACCATCTTGTCCATTACTTGTGGCTGCTGGTACGTAATCTGTTTGGAATCCTGCTGATTGCCTCCGGAGTCGCCATGCTGGTGCTTCCAGGACAGGGGGTGATCACCATCCTGCTTGGGCTGTCGCTAATGGCGTTCCCGGGAAAAAATCGGATTCTGCGTTGGATTCTTGAACGAAAGAGTGTCCGAAAAACAATGAACTGGATTCGCCGCAAAGCGAAAAAACCGCCACTGGTCTTTGAACTCGTTCTAGGATTTGAAGGTTCCTCAAACGATGATCGGCAACAGCTCGGTCGATCCCGGTTGGACGTGACGGGTAATGATGTCGCCAAGTAA
- a CDS encoding response regulator transcription factor produces the protein MKILIAEDDIYTRDGLAEVMRGEGYQVFTAGCGRTAMKMFETHQPDCVCLDIMMPEQSGFEVCRKIRALSPTLPILFISAKSEEVDRLVGFELGADDFISKPFSVREVIARIRAVTRRAMGSQPTPPQPFMMNDLEVFPAELRAKRGEAVIELSLRDVKILELLHSRPGQAVDRRTLFKVAWGERYLPSSRTLDQHISQLRKRVEVDPRHPLLIQTVHGVGYRFEVPAESKASS, from the coding sequence ATGAAGATTCTGATCGCTGAGGATGATATCTACACCCGCGATGGTCTCGCAGAAGTGATGAGGGGAGAAGGCTATCAAGTTTTCACAGCCGGTTGCGGGCGCACTGCCATGAAGATGTTTGAAACTCATCAACCAGACTGTGTCTGCCTGGACATCATGATGCCGGAGCAGAGTGGCTTTGAAGTCTGCCGAAAAATTCGTGCCCTGTCACCCACATTGCCAATTCTCTTTATCAGTGCCAAATCAGAAGAAGTGGACCGGCTCGTCGGGTTTGAGCTGGGTGCAGACGACTTCATCTCGAAACCGTTTAGTGTTCGCGAAGTGATCGCCCGGATTCGAGCTGTCACACGACGCGCGATGGGGAGCCAACCAACACCACCTCAACCATTCATGATGAATGATTTGGAAGTCTTTCCCGCAGAACTCCGAGCCAAGCGAGGCGAGGCCGTCATCGAGTTAAGCTTGCGTGATGTAAAAATCCTCGAACTCTTACACTCGCGTCCCGGGCAAGCTGTTGACAGGCGAACATTGTTCAAGGTTGCCTGGGGGGAAAGATACCTGCCTAGCAGCCGAACGCTCGATCAACACATCTCACAACTCCGCAAGCGAGTTGAAGTCGACCCCAGACATCCTCTGCTGATTCAGACAGTTCACGGGGTTGGATACCGGTTTGAAGTCCCAGCGGAATCAAAAGCATCGAGCTGA
- a CDS encoding carboxypeptidase-like regulatory domain-containing protein gives MQRQSLISGLVLTSLLIPAMLSGCSKNDGYEKPGALVQIDGTVTLDGAPWPGGTMSFLPQKTTTGTGGFAITDASGKFTATHFSMEPGLEAGTYDVTFSKLTLPNGDPIPEGKDAADVGAVESMPPRSANVQPDGKHVLVVTAEPQTVNYDLKSK, from the coding sequence ATGCAACGTCAATCACTTATTTCAGGCTTAGTGCTCACCAGTCTTCTGATTCCCGCCATGTTGAGTGGTTGTAGTAAGAATGATGGATACGAAAAGCCAGGAGCATTGGTTCAAATTGATGGAACCGTCACTCTCGATGGTGCTCCCTGGCCCGGTGGAACCATGAGCTTTCTTCCACAAAAAACAACGACTGGCACTGGTGGTTTCGCAATCACCGATGCAAGCGGGAAATTTACAGCAACGCACTTTTCGATGGAGCCAGGACTTGAGGCGGGGACGTATGACGTCACGTTTTCGAAGTTGACTCTTCCTAATGGTGATCCAATTCCTGAAGGAAAAGACGCAGCTGATGTTGGGGCAGTCGAATCGATGCCACCACGTTCGGCAAACGTGCAACCTGACGGCAAACATGTTTTGGTTGTCACAGCGGAACCTCAAACTGTCAACTACGATCTCAAATCCAAGTGA
- the miaB gene encoding tRNA (N6-isopentenyl adenosine(37)-C2)-methylthiotransferase MiaB: MEHNGKLYIETVGCQMNVLDSELVVAALKQQGYELCDDPKSADTVLFNTCSVREHAEHKTYSSVGRFKYGKRKRPNLVIGVIGCMAQQDQQTVFDKAPHVDLVVGTGQLAEIPSLVDQVRKTRKKTLAVSLNRKEGSRDQVAGTFESYDPLRDPTMRPSPWQAFVRIMIGCDKFCTYCVVPNTRGPEQSRSPKEIASEVRTLADQGVKEITFLGQTVNSYKHTEDGKQSRLGDLLALVHDTPGIERLKFVTNYPKDMTTDLLEAIRDLPKVARYLHVPLQHGCDEQLKLMKRGYTVDDYREMMGRINEILPGCAVSSDFIVGFCKETDESFEKCLDAVREFRFKNSFIFKYSPRPGTKAFSLYEDDVPEEVKKRRNNELLRLQNEISGEDNAEFVGRTVEVLVEGPSKHAVKLNREKAEAETLEQADLPGWHGGAEPVGYPASHPDENDLVQIDGVASKPRPEISPKQQLVGRTKCDRIVVFDGNERLAGTLAEIAIHDVTQTTLLGDIITRHVQPGSTELLPIIV; encoded by the coding sequence ATGGAACATAACGGGAAACTTTATATCGAAACTGTCGGCTGCCAGATGAATGTTCTGGACAGCGAGCTCGTCGTGGCTGCACTCAAGCAGCAAGGTTATGAATTGTGCGACGATCCGAAATCAGCGGATACTGTTTTGTTCAATACTTGCAGCGTGCGCGAACATGCAGAACACAAAACGTACAGCTCTGTCGGTCGTTTCAAGTACGGAAAGCGAAAGCGTCCGAATCTTGTGATTGGAGTGATCGGCTGTATGGCTCAGCAGGATCAGCAAACGGTTTTCGACAAGGCTCCGCATGTCGACCTGGTTGTTGGAACGGGACAACTGGCTGAGATTCCGTCCCTCGTAGACCAGGTCCGCAAGACTCGCAAGAAAACGTTGGCTGTCTCTTTAAATCGCAAAGAAGGGTCACGTGATCAGGTCGCCGGAACTTTTGAAAGTTACGATCCACTTCGCGATCCAACAATGCGTCCGAGTCCATGGCAGGCGTTTGTACGGATCATGATTGGCTGCGACAAGTTTTGCACTTATTGCGTCGTCCCGAATACGCGTGGGCCGGAGCAGTCACGATCTCCGAAGGAGATCGCTTCGGAAGTGAGAACGCTCGCTGATCAGGGAGTGAAGGAAATCACGTTCCTCGGTCAAACTGTCAATTCCTACAAGCATACCGAAGATGGCAAGCAAAGCCGCTTGGGCGATCTGCTCGCACTCGTTCACGATACGCCGGGGATTGAACGGCTCAAGTTTGTGACCAACTATCCCAAGGATATGACGACCGATCTTCTGGAAGCAATTCGTGACTTGCCGAAAGTTGCTCGGTATCTGCATGTGCCGTTGCAACATGGCTGCGATGAGCAACTCAAGCTCATGAAGCGTGGTTACACGGTGGACGACTATCGCGAAATGATGGGGCGAATCAATGAGATCCTGCCTGGTTGTGCGGTGTCCAGTGACTTTATTGTCGGCTTCTGTAAAGAGACTGATGAGTCCTTCGAGAAGTGCCTCGACGCGGTTCGAGAGTTCCGTTTCAAGAACAGCTTCATCTTCAAGTATAGCCCACGCCCCGGCACGAAAGCGTTCAGCCTGTACGAAGACGATGTGCCCGAAGAAGTGAAGAAACGTCGGAACAACGAGTTGCTTCGGTTGCAGAATGAGATCAGCGGGGAAGACAACGCGGAGTTCGTCGGACGGACGGTTGAAGTGCTTGTCGAAGGTCCGAGTAAGCACGCCGTCAAACTGAATCGAGAGAAGGCAGAGGCTGAAACTCTTGAGCAAGCAGACTTGCCCGGTTGGCATGGTGGAGCGGAACCGGTTGGCTATCCTGCCAGCCATCCCGATGAAAACGATCTTGTGCAAATTGATGGAGTAGCGAGCAAGCCTCGTCCGGAAATTTCACCGAAACAGCAACTCGTCGGCCGCACAAAGTGTGACCGTATTGTTGTGTTCGATGGGAATGAGCGTCTCGCTGGAACTCTCGCAGAGATTGCGATTCACGATGTCACCCAAACAACCTTACTTGGCGACATCATTACCCGTCACGTCCAACCGGGATCGACCGAGCTGTTGCCGATCATCGTTTGA
- the larB gene encoding nickel pincer cofactor biosynthesis protein LarB, giving the protein MTIHPKILTDLLDELASGSRSVDEIQKSILQQLESTPTQADETVRLDLERLDRCGYPEVIYAPGKSLEALNEGFQALLSANQNCLATRCSESQGESLKKNFPGAIYDTVARTVRIQLRDQRAGRVAIVTAGTSDRPVALEALETLRWMNVEAELLMDVGVAGPQRFLGVKHKLTDCDAVVVVAGMEGALPSVVAGWLSCPVIAVPTSVGYGAAFGGVAALLGMLNSCASNVAVVNIDAGFKAAYLAGMIAQRPTKQQS; this is encoded by the coding sequence ATGACGATCCACCCGAAAATCCTCACTGATTTACTTGATGAGCTCGCAAGTGGGTCGCGTTCGGTCGACGAGATTCAGAAATCAATACTTCAACAGCTCGAATCGACGCCCACTCAGGCGGATGAAACAGTTCGGCTCGATCTCGAACGCCTCGATCGCTGCGGCTATCCGGAAGTGATCTACGCTCCGGGGAAAAGCCTCGAAGCGCTCAATGAAGGGTTTCAGGCACTCCTCTCCGCCAATCAGAACTGTCTGGCAACAAGATGTTCTGAATCGCAGGGAGAATCTTTGAAAAAAAATTTCCCCGGTGCGATTTACGATACAGTTGCACGAACAGTGCGCATTCAACTGCGCGATCAGCGAGCAGGTCGCGTTGCAATTGTGACTGCTGGAACGTCTGATCGTCCCGTTGCGCTGGAAGCATTGGAAACACTTCGCTGGATGAACGTCGAAGCGGAACTCTTAATGGATGTCGGCGTTGCAGGTCCTCAACGATTCCTGGGCGTCAAACACAAATTAACAGACTGTGATGCCGTTGTGGTTGTCGCAGGAATGGAAGGAGCTTTGCCATCTGTTGTGGCGGGCTGGCTCAGCTGCCCGGTCATCGCAGTTCCAACTAGCGTCGGTTACGGAGCAGCTTTCGGAGGAGTGGCAGCGTTACTCGGCATGCTTAACAGCTGTGCCTCGAATGTCGCAGTCGTCAACATTGATGCTGGCTTCAAAGCCGCCTATCTGGCCGGAATGATTGCGCAACGTCCCACGAAACAACAGTCTTGA